The Phormidium ambiguum IAM M-71 nucleotide sequence ATCCCCGTAGAAAATACTTCATAACGTGCTTTACCCAATGCTTTTGCCCGATACATTGCTGTATGAGCATCGCGCAACAGTTCCTCTGGCTGGCGATTCACTAATAATTCTATATCATCAGGATGATCGCAACCTATTTCATTAAAAGCAATACCAAAACTAGCTGAAATAAATACTTCTTCCCCTTTTAAATTAAAAGGCATAGTCAATTTATGTTGCATTTCATCAGCTACTGATGTTGCCTGATTTACACCATTAATATTTGTTAATAAAACCCCAAATTCATCACCGCCAATCCGCGCTACTATATCATGATGCTGTACACAAGACTTTAATTTATTAGCCACAGCAATTAAAAGTCGATCTCCTACTTGGTGATTAAAATTATCATTAACTATCTTAAAGCGATCGAGATCCAAAAATATGACAGCGACTAAAGAATTATTTCGTTGTTGAGATTGAGTAATTTCTTTTTCTATTTTTTTCAGAAAAAAAGTTCGATTTGGTAAACCTGTTAAAGTATCATAAAATGTATCATGAAATAATTTATAAGCTGCGACACTACTACCTGTAACTAATAAACCCAAAGCTGGTACTAGTAGCGGCACCCATCCTCCTTGAAAAAAGCTAATCAAGAAAAATGTCCATAAAACCAACAATGCCGAAACTGTAGCAATTCCTAGCGATAAAGGGCGACGAATTCGCCAAAATATTATCCCCCCTATGAGCGACCAAATCCAAATCCAAAACCATTCTAACCACTGGGGAAAAAACCAAATTAAAGCTTGATTATCTACTAAATTACTGATAATTTGACTTACCATTTGAGCATGAATTAATACTCCTGGCATCGAAGCTTGATTACGATCTGTAGCAGTATAAGGAGTAAAAAATAAATCTTTTTGACTTGGGGCTGTTGTGCCAATCAGTACTATTTTATCTTTGACTAAACTTGGATCTAAATTTCCATTTAAAACTTGAGTTAATGTTACTCGCGGTGCTATATTTTTGCTATCACCACGATATTTTAATAAAATTTGATATCCGGCTGTATCAATATTTTGATATCCTCCCGAATCAGGGTGTAAATTGGGAAAAACTATCTTACCCAATTTTAGTTGGTGAGGCTCTGCTTTTAATTCAAAATTATACTCTTGCAAATATTTTAAACTTATTTGTAGGGCAAAAGAATAGAAACTTTCACCTTGGAACGTAGCAAAAATAAAATTCCGCCGAATCACGCCATCAGGATCGAGAACAAAATCATTAAATCCAATTTGTTGCTTTGCTACGCTGGGAGGTGGCTTAACACTTTCATTTTCACTCTCTCCCCATTTAGTAATTACAATTACGTTAGATGCTTGAAATTCCTCAACCAGTTGAGCATGACCGGGCGGATATGGCCTTTCCCGATATAAATCTAAACCAATAACTTTTGGTTGATATACTTGTAGGGTTGCGATTAATTTCGCTAAAGTTTGATCTGTTAATGGCCAATCATCCCGCCCTCGGATATCTGCTTCTGTAATTTCCACAATTAAAATTCGCGGATCTGGTTTCATTTGCGGTTTTAATTGCGTACCCCGATCGAATTCGATTAACTCCAAGGGTTGCAAAATTTCCATCTGTCTAATTGCTAACAGCGAACCAGCCACTAACAAGCTAGTAATTAATACAGGTTGTTGCCAAATAAAAAGTGATTTGTAAGCACATCTTTTAATCGCTGAGTAAACTCTGTTATTGGAAAATAGCTGAGGGAATTTCTGGAACAATCGAGCAGGCACAAGGTTAACCAAGAACACTACCAAACGTAAACTTTTTATGAACCCATCTTATTTTTATCATCTTTATTCGTTAAGTCACTCAAATTAGTCTTTCACTTAATTAATCTTTAAGACTGATATTTAATCCTGTTTAGATAAATTCAATGAAGATTCTATAAAGTTTACTGTATTTATCTGTAAAAATCTGTAAGAATATATGATACGCAAGAATTTCTCCATTATATTTAGTAATAACTAATACACTTTAATTAAGATTAACAATTGTGTATTTTTACGGAGCCGTTTACTAGAAAATTATGTTTATAATCGTATTAAGACTGTTCCAGAGATAATTATTAATGGTAGCAGTTTTTGTCAATTAACCCAAAGGCTTATTTCAGTTAACGATTGGTTTATATGCGTAGTTCAATTTTGCCCCAAGTAATTGCAACCCTTTGTTTATTATCAGGATTCACATTGGTTTCCCATAGTGAATTGAAACCCGTATTAGCGGAAGATGTTAGCCAAGCCAGGGAAGGCTTCCCAGGAAGACGAGTTGGTGGTGGGACTCGTTCAGATATGTTTATTTCAGACAGTCCTTTGACAGCTTTGGTTCCAGATAATAGTCAAGGGTTAACTGGCTCAGCAACTCCCACGTTATTTTTCTATGTTCCGCAAACAGAGAAACCGCAAACGGTAGAATTTGTATTGGTGGACGAAAATCAACGCGAGGTCTATAAAACCGAATTTATTACTAGTGGTAAATCAGGAGTAACTGGGATTACAATTCCCGATAATGAACCCACGAAAACTCTAGAAATTGGCAAAAATTACCGTTGGTATTTTGCGATCGTTCCCGATCAAAACAATCGTAAATTAGATGTCTATGTCCAAGGTTCTATTAAACGAGTTGCAGTGAATCAAGATTTAGAGAATAAACTAAAACAAGGCGCTTCTTTAGACCTTGTTGATGCTTATTTAGCTAACAATCTTTGGTATGATGCAATGGCGACAATGGCTGAATTACGTCGTTCTCGTCCTACAGATACAACCGTAGCAAATAAGTGGCAACAGCTTTTAAATTCTGTTGATTTGCAAAAATTGGCTCAAGAACCTTTAGTGGGATACAACAAACAGTAATTTCATCTTTAAGGTGATTCTCGATTCAACTACCAATTAAAGCTGGAACCATATCATAGAAAATTTGTTCCCTGTTTTTATTCCCTTTTATCATCAAAAATTTCCGCTTTAAACCAATAGCTATGCGAAATCGCGTAAACCCGTAATCTTGGACTGCGGGTTTTCCGTGCGATCGCGGATGTTTTTACTTAGTCGCTACTGATTTAATTAACATAGATCGATCTATAAATTTTTGCATTTCCTTACTGATAAATTTTACTCGCTAGAGGTCAATAGTAATGGTTTCCAGCAAAACCGAGAGCCTTGAAATCGAAGCTTTGTCTGCTTTAGAGAAAACTCAAGGGCTTTTGCCAACAATTATTGACAATCTACCTTTTCCAATATGGGTTAAAGATAAGTTGGGAAACTATTTATTAGTTAATTCCGCTGCTGTCCAAATTTTTCAAATACCTAAAGAAGAAATTATTGGTAAAAATACTTACCACATATTTCCTGTGGAAATAGCAACGAAACTTATTAATCAAGAACAACAGTCAATTGCTGATAATCAGAAACAAATTATTCGGGAAACTTTTCTGGTAAATGGTAAAGAAAAAGGTTATCTCACCACAATTTTACCTTGGTGTGATGAACAAAAAAATATTCTGGGAACAGTGGGATTTTCTCAAGAAGACCCTTTAGCAATGGAAAATAGTACTAATTTGTTGCATACAGTAATTGAATCCATCCCAGAAACATTCTATGTAAAAGATATTCACGGACGTTATGTGTTAATTAATTCTGTAGGTGCGACTAATATTGGTAAAACAGCCCGTGATTTTATTGGCAAAGATGATACAGAAATATTTCCTTTAGAATTTGCTCGTCAACTGCAAGAAAACGATCGCCAAGTCATTAAAGCAGGTGAACCGCAAATCCTCGAAGAAATTTTCAACTATGGGAATCATCAACATATTTTATTGTCACGCAAAAATGTTTGGCGAGATTCCCAAGGAAAGATTATTGGTTTAGTCGGTTTTACTCAAGATATTACTACATATAAAGTTCAAGAATTAGCTTTAAAACAACAAGTAAGAGTCTTAGATCAATTATGTGATTCTGTAGTTACTACCGATCTTAATGGCATAGTTAATCGCTGGAACAAAGCCGCAGAAAAACTCTATGGCTACAGTGCAACAGAAGCAATAGGTCAGCCAGTAACGTTTCTGTATCGACCAGAAGAACAAGAATATTTTGCTACCAAAATTATTCCTACTTTACAACAGCAAGGTGTATATGAAGGAGAACTCAAAGTTTGTCGTAAGGGAGGAGAACTTGTCGATATTTTCGTCAACATTTCTTGGGAAAATAACGAATATGGAGAAGTTGTCGGGATGATAGGTTATGCGATCGATATTACTGAACGCAAACGCCTAGAAGAAGAACGCCGCCGACAGGAAATCGCATTGCGGAAAAGCGAAGAACTTTCTCGCACTTTAATCGAACATATTCCCGATGGTTCAGTATTTTTATTCGATCGCAATCGTCGCTTTTTAGTTGTCGGAGGTTCCGAACTGAAAAAAGTTGGACTCTCACCAGCTATTTTAGAAGGTAAATTTCCTCATGAGATCTGGCCAGCAGATGAATATCAATTATTTGATAAATTCTACCAAGCAGCTTTAGCGGGGGAAATGCTCAAAGATGAAATACATTATTACAATACTGTTTACCTAACACAAACAGTACCAGTGAAAAACTCCTTTGGGGAAATCTTCGCCGGATTGCTAATTTTGCAAAACATTACTGAAAGAAAACAAGCCGAATCAGTTATTGAAGAATCAGCTAATCGTCTAGAACTTCTTAATAGAATTGCTGGACAAATTCGCGCTTCTTTGGATTTAGATACAATCTTAGAAACTGTAGTTACTAGCATTCGTGAGTTATTTGAAATAGATGTTTGTACCTTTGTTTGGTATTTAGGTAATAACTCCTTGGCATCTGATAATGAAAGTTTTTTAGGAAATTTAAACAATTCAGCAATTACGAAAGAAACTGATTCAGCCATTTGGCAAGCGGTTAAAGAAGCTAGAAATCCCAGTTTGCCTAGTTTTTTGGGAATTTATCCTGAATCACTGATTAAACCAATTTCAGTGAAAGTTTTACAACAAGAAATCATTATTGTAGATGATACAGAAACAGTTGGCGATCCCAGTCTCAAGCATCTTTTGCAATCCTTTAATTGTTTATCTCTTTTGACCGTTCCCTTTCAAACTAATGGCGGAAGAGTTGGCTTTTTAAGCTGTTCTCATCACACAGCTAAAAAAGTTTGGCAAGAAAGTGACATTGAATTAATTTTGGGAATAGCGGATAATTTAGCGATCGCCATATCCCAAGCTGAACTTTATCACAATAGTCAAAAATCAGCCAAAATTGCTTCAGAAAGAGCTTTACAATTAGAAAAAGCATTACAAGACTTACAACGCACCCAAACACAGTTAATTCAATCCGAAAAAATGTCTTCTCTCGGACAATTAGTAGCGGGAGTAGCACACGAAATTAATAACCCAGTTAGCTTTATTTACGGCAACATTAAACCAGCACAAGAATACATTTCTAATTTACTCGAATTAGTTGAATTGTATCAAACAGAATATCCTCAACCTAGCGCAAAAATTCAATCTTGCATTGAATCAATTGATTTAGACTTTTTGTTGGAAGACTTGCCAAAAACTCTCGATTCCATGAAAGTAGGCTCAGAACGTATTCGAGAAATTGTACTTTCTCTACGGAATTTTTCTCGCATGGATGAAGCACAAATCAAAAATGTTTGTATCCACGACGGAATCGATAGTACATTAAGATTGCTACAAAATCGGCTCAAAGCTAAACCCGAACATCCAGAAATTTTAGTAGTTAAACAGTATGAAAAATTGCCATTAGTTGAATGTTATGCCGGACAATTAAATCAGGTATTTATGAATTTGTTGACCAATGCGATTGACTCTTTCGAGTCACGCTCCGCGAACGATGTTTTAGAAGAACGGGAAAAAAAGCGATCGCCATCTGAAATTCAAGCCAATCCCAGCCGCATTGAAATCAGTACCAAATTAGTTAATTCGCAACGCATAGCAATTACTTTTAGTGATAATGGATCGGGAATGTCACCGGAAATTCAATCCCGAATCTTCGATCCGTTTTTTACTACTAAACCAGTAGGCAAAGGTACAGGTTTAGGATTAGCAATTAGTTATCAAGTAATTGTAGAAAAACATTTGGGTAATTTATACTGTGATTCTGAATTAGGCAAAGGTACTAAATTTACTGTAGAAATACCTATTAAACAAAAAGCATAAAACTAGTTAGCTACACCAGTAAGCTCGCTCAATCCGGGAAAACTTAGTGAATAGATTTAATCTTTATCTTATCTTTAAGATATGGCAGAGTATTGAGTTTTTGATAAAGAATTACCTTCTCTAGTTTTTCCCGATCGCTTCCTAAATTAATAACTAACCAAAAAATACTATTCGGCAAAATATACTTAAAATAAAGAAAATGGAAGCAATTCGTTTAAGAAAACTAATAAATTTTTTACAAGAGGAGTTAAAAATTCCCGCTAACTCCCTTTCCCTAGCTCTGCGCCACTCAGAACAATCTGCCACATCTTTACCCATGATACTTTGGCAATATGGTTTAGTCAGCCTAAATCAATTAGAAAAAATCTTTGATTGGTTAGAAACAGCTGCAACTCCTGCATCTTTGCATCAATAAATTATTGATTGTTGATACTGCATTGATTACGCTTAATTATTGCACCTCTCCCCGTAGACAGGGAGGGGTGCAATTCTGTAAAAGTCAAAGTCAGATAAATTAAGTAAATTTTTAAATCTACCTTTAGGATGATGTATTAAACAATGATATCCTATAAACAACAGAGTTAAATTTAACATGAAAAAAGTATTTTGGAAAATAGAAACTTGCCCTAAATGCAGTACTTTTGCAGTAAAAAGCTTAGATGAATTTTGGGGATGTTTGAATTGTGGCGATTTGTCCGAAGCAGCAATTAGCAATTTTTTAGCTGGAAAATGCGCCTTTTGTGGCAAACCAATTATTCCCCTGATGGATGCTTGCTTATGTTGTGGAAATCAGCCAAAATATTTAGATATAGCACTAAAAAATTATTAATTTTAGTTGATTTTCAGCAAGATCCCCGACTTTTTAGAGAAGTCGGGGATATGTGTGGTTTACAAACAATTAATGACTATGAAAAAATTCACCATACAACTTAGAGTCAGACATTATGAAATGGATGCTCTTGGTCATGTTAATAATGCAGTATATCAACATTATTTAGAACAAGCTGCGATCGAAAATTCCGAACATTTAGGTTTTACAGTCGCACGTTACCGAGAGTTCGGCGGTTTATTTGTAATGCGGCGAGTAGAAATTGATTATCTGCGACCTGCTGCTTCTGGGGATATTTTAGAAATCACTACTTGGGTAAAAGAAATGCGGGGAACTCGCAGCAGAAGGCATTACGAAATCCGTCTTTTGGGGGAAGAAGATTTAGTTGTAAAAGCCGAAGCTTTATGGGTATGGGTGGATGTTGAAACTATGCGACCTCGACCTATTCCATCAGAAGTTTTAACAGCATTTTTGCAACTAAATTAACTTTTCCTTATTTACTCTAGTGCGATCGCATTTAAGGAAAGTAGCGATAAAATTCCTTTCGGTGTAGTCCCCAGTAAAATATTATCGTTTCACTATCAGTAAATACTATGTATTCACTCTTTCTCCAGTTCTGCTAATGCTTCATCTAAAGTAAACCCAGTTTCGCCTTTTACTTCATTCATAGCGCGGATCAATCCTTCATCTTCGATCGCTTCTAGAAGATGCTGATAATCACTAAAATCGATGACAACTTTTTGGATAGTACCTTCAGTGTCAACGATCAATTCTTTCACAAATGGGTAATCTTCAGCTTTCATCAGAGTTTTGGGTTTGATAGTTATGTGATTAATTTAGCGCGATCGCCTAGCCTGTGATCTATTCACCGATCGAAAATCAGACAACTTGCCAATTTCCTCTTTGAGTTCTTGCAGCCTAATTCTGAAAATCATTCCAACTCTTACCATCCAACAACTTAGCTAATTCCTGAGAATTTTGGCAATTTAGCGCAATATTCCAAAAGTATTTCTTTGAACCAAACATTCCACCAGGACTTGTCTTTTCAAAACAAGTAGATTCACCATTATCCAACAAAAACACCTGCAATGGTAGAGTTTTATTTTCATTTATCCTAAACTCAAAATGGCGAATAGCTTCCTTTGCTTCCTCAATTAAAAGTTGTTCCGGTTCCCCGCTATTATTCCACTTCACATTCCCTTCCCCTAGTTCTGGTTGAATAGAAACAACCGCTCTCACTTCAAATATTTTCTTAACTTTCTTATTTGCGTAAGGAGCCAAATATTTAGCACGTCTATGGCTGTATGAACTCCCTGTATCTGGACATATATAGACGTTTGCTTCTAACTCATGAAATAAACCTGCACAGTTAACAATATCCAGCAAATGCTTCCACCTTGGCAAAACGTTCTTTGTATCCAAGTAAATTTCAAACTCATCAATTATTTTTTTAAAAGATTCTGAAGAACGCACGCTTTTTAATTGTTTGAGTAACTCTTCAAATGAAATCGGTTTTAAAATAACTCTATCTTCTTCCCATGCTCTTTTAATTTCCTCTGCAAACTCCGTTTCTGGTTCATCAGTTTCAAAATTAGATAGCAGAAATAGAATTTTATCTTGAGTTTCTTGTTGAAATCCCTTTATGTGCTCATAAGTTTGCTTTTCATAAAACCAGTTACTCAGCTTAGTCTCAAAGAAAATAGTAAACGACCTTTGAGTTATTGCTAAATCGGGAATGCTTTTTCTTTGTTTTGTCTGTTGTAAAAAATTCACCCCTACCGTTAAATTAGTCCCTGATGGCAATAAAGCTCCTAATACTTCTTCAAAACTTTTGGGATTTTCTTCATAAAGCATTTTAAAAATTAGTCCGCAATAATTAGTAAGTGAATTTTCGCCACTGCGATAATCAGTAAACAAAGATATCGGTCTACTCATTGATTTGTTCCTTATCCTATAACTAAAATTTACCTTGGTTAATTAGCTGCGCCAATTTGCTGAATAAATTCATAAATATCAGCGAGATATTTTTCTTCTCTTCCTGCTAGTTGAATTTTTGTGATTATCTCCGTTTAATTTA carries:
- a CDS encoding DUF2949 domain-containing protein, which translates into the protein MEAIRLRKLINFLQEELKIPANSLSLALRHSEQSATSLPMILWQYGLVSLNQLEKIFDWLETAATPASLHQ
- a CDS encoding DUF928 domain-containing protein gives rise to the protein MRSSILPQVIATLCLLSGFTLVSHSELKPVLAEDVSQAREGFPGRRVGGGTRSDMFISDSPLTALVPDNSQGLTGSATPTLFFYVPQTEKPQTVEFVLVDENQREVYKTEFITSGKSGVTGITIPDNEPTKTLEIGKNYRWYFAIVPDQNNRKLDVYVQGSIKRVAVNQDLENKLKQGASLDLVDAYLANNLWYDAMATMAELRRSRPTDTTVANKWQQLLNSVDLQKLAQEPLVGYNKQ
- a CDS encoding EAL domain-containing protein; this encodes MPARLFQKFPQLFSNNRVYSAIKRCAYKSLFIWQQPVLITSLLVAGSLLAIRQMEILQPLELIEFDRGTQLKPQMKPDPRILIVEITEADIRGRDDWPLTDQTLAKLIATLQVYQPKVIGLDLYRERPYPPGHAQLVEEFQASNVIVITKWGESENESVKPPPSVAKQQIGFNDFVLDPDGVIRRNFIFATFQGESFYSFALQISLKYLQEYNFELKAEPHQLKLGKIVFPNLHPDSGGYQNIDTAGYQILLKYRGDSKNIAPRVTLTQVLNGNLDPSLVKDKIVLIGTTAPSQKDLFFTPYTATDRNQASMPGVLIHAQMVSQIISNLVDNQALIWFFPQWLEWFWIWIWSLIGGIIFWRIRRPLSLGIATVSALLVLWTFFLISFFQGGWVPLLVPALGLLVTGSSVAAYKLFHDTFYDTLTGLPNRTFFLKKIEKEITQSQQRNNSLVAVIFLDLDRFKIVNDNFNHQVGDRLLIAVANKLKSCVQHHDIVARIGGDEFGVLLTNINGVNQATSVADEMQHKLTMPFNLKGEEVFISASFGIAFNEIGCDHPDDIELLVNRQPEELLRDAHTAMYRAKALGKARYEVFSTGMRTQLVSRLHLENELRRAIAALTTGKTQEFLVFYQPIISLKTGKIAGFEALIRWQPPGKFISPAEFIPLAEETGLIIPLGEWILKESCRQLKIWQEQFSLQLPLSLSVNLSSQQFSQPDLIERVEQILQETKVDGNNLKLEITESMAMQDVETTIATILRLKAFNLRFSIDDFGTGYSSLSYLHRFPVDTLKVDRSFVSRMEDSSENLAIVQTVIMLSHKLGMDVVAEGVEKVSQMEILRELECEYGQGYYFSKPLNSEAATALLAEQPQW
- a CDS encoding PAS domain-containing protein, translating into MVSSKTESLEIEALSALEKTQGLLPTIIDNLPFPIWVKDKLGNYLLVNSAAVQIFQIPKEEIIGKNTYHIFPVEIATKLINQEQQSIADNQKQIIRETFLVNGKEKGYLTTILPWCDEQKNILGTVGFSQEDPLAMENSTNLLHTVIESIPETFYVKDIHGRYVLINSVGATNIGKTARDFIGKDDTEIFPLEFARQLQENDRQVIKAGEPQILEEIFNYGNHQHILLSRKNVWRDSQGKIIGLVGFTQDITTYKVQELALKQQVRVLDQLCDSVVTTDLNGIVNRWNKAAEKLYGYSATEAIGQPVTFLYRPEEQEYFATKIIPTLQQQGVYEGELKVCRKGGELVDIFVNISWENNEYGEVVGMIGYAIDITERKRLEEERRRQEIALRKSEELSRTLIEHIPDGSVFLFDRNRRFLVVGGSELKKVGLSPAILEGKFPHEIWPADEYQLFDKFYQAALAGEMLKDEIHYYNTVYLTQTVPVKNSFGEIFAGLLILQNITERKQAESVIEESANRLELLNRIAGQIRASLDLDTILETVVTSIRELFEIDVCTFVWYLGNNSLASDNESFLGNLNNSAITKETDSAIWQAVKEARNPSLPSFLGIYPESLIKPISVKVLQQEIIIVDDTETVGDPSLKHLLQSFNCLSLLTVPFQTNGGRVGFLSCSHHTAKKVWQESDIELILGIADNLAIAISQAELYHNSQKSAKIASERALQLEKALQDLQRTQTQLIQSEKMSSLGQLVAGVAHEINNPVSFIYGNIKPAQEYISNLLELVELYQTEYPQPSAKIQSCIESIDLDFLLEDLPKTLDSMKVGSERIREIVLSLRNFSRMDEAQIKNVCIHDGIDSTLRLLQNRLKAKPEHPEILVVKQYEKLPLVECYAGQLNQVFMNLLTNAIDSFESRSANDVLEEREKKRSPSEIQANPSRIEISTKLVNSQRIAITFSDNGSGMSPEIQSRIFDPFFTTKPVGKGTGLGLAISYQVIVEKHLGNLYCDSELGKGTKFTVEIPIKQKA